One window from the genome of Veillonellaceae bacterium encodes:
- a CDS encoding histidinol phosphate phosphatase yields MLFDTHMHTTFSTDSKMKIQEAIAKGQELNLGITITEHMDLGYPQSNAFIFDVAEYLATYDKFRSDNVLLGIEIGMRNDCLQDNRYLVDEANLDFVIGSIHVIDNIDIYHESFYRTHTKQQVYYRYFEAMQECMRCYDFIDSLGHIDYIARYARFNDPEIYYTEFAEQIDEVLKVAAEKGKALEINTRRITDSRSVDLLMPIYKRFAELGGKLATVGSDAHKPQDIGRRINTAMDIAADCGLKVVYFKNRQPNYVKI; encoded by the coding sequence ATGCTATTCGATACTCATATGCATACTACTTTCTCGACAGATTCAAAAATGAAAATCCAAGAGGCGATTGCTAAGGGACAAGAACTAAACCTTGGGATTACGATAACCGAGCATATGGACCTTGGGTATCCCCAATCTAATGCTTTTATATTTGATGTGGCGGAGTATTTGGCAACCTATGATAAATTTCGCAGTGATAATGTGCTGTTGGGTATTGAGATTGGCATGCGGAATGATTGCCTGCAAGATAATCGCTATCTGGTTGATGAGGCTAATCTTGACTTTGTAATCGGCTCAATTCATGTCATTGATAATATTGACATCTACCACGAATCATTTTACCGTACCCATACAAAGCAGCAAGTGTACTATCGCTATTTTGAGGCCATGCAGGAATGTATGAGGTGTTATGATTTCATTGATAGTTTAGGGCATATTGACTATATTGCCCGGTATGCCCGTTTTAACGACCCTGAGATTTACTATACTGAATTTGCTGAACAGATTGATGAAGTGCTAAAAGTTGCGGCAGAAAAAGGCAAGGCGCTGGAGATTAATACCCGGCGGATCACTGATAGCCGTTCGGTTGATTTGTTGATGCCCATCTATAAGCGATTTGCTGAGTTGGGCGGTAAACTAGCAACAGTAGGCTCTGACGCCCACAAACCGCAGGATATTGGCCGCCGAATTAATACAGCGATGGATATTGCGGCAGACTGCGGATTAAAAGTTGTTTATTTTAAAAACAGGCAGCCTAATTATGTTAAAATTTAA
- a CDS encoding alanine--glyoxylate aminotransferase family protein, translating into MIKQAPLVMIPGPTPVAEPIRQAMSVQTYGHTYGEFVKVYKECLAGLKKIFQADHMIVIGGAGTLSMEMGLINTVRAGEDLLVVTHGVFGDRFIPMAKALGINVDVLSCPAGERVPLAQIEDKLATKKYAAMTLTHVDTSSGVMSQPKEVGELAKKYGVLFILDGVCASAGIAEPMKDYGIDVIVTTCQKAFGTPPGLTMLALSDRAVARREEMGTVAGYYTDIKNWLPIMDNPSNYFSTPPVNHVVALNESVKLILQEGIEERYARHDLIGRSVRAGLAAIGLEPVTKPEALAPTLSVVKYPEGIEDAQFRAKMEEFGLVVAGGVGELKGKIFRIGHMGNISFAEIAVTLNGVERSLLSLGYDVKPGAAVGAASAEWYK; encoded by the coding sequence TTGATTAAGCAAGCGCCGTTAGTTATGATTCCGGGTCCGACACCTGTAGCTGAGCCCATCAGACAGGCGATGTCCGTCCAAACCTACGGGCATACTTACGGAGAGTTTGTCAAGGTATATAAGGAGTGTCTGGCCGGACTGAAGAAGATATTTCAAGCTGACCATATGATTGTCATTGGTGGAGCCGGTACGCTGTCGATGGAAATGGGGCTTATTAACACCGTTCGCGCCGGTGAAGATTTGCTGGTTGTTACCCATGGCGTATTTGGAGACAGGTTTATTCCGATGGCTAAAGCGCTCGGTATCAATGTTGATGTGCTCAGCTGCCCGGCCGGCGAAAGAGTGCCGCTTGCCCAAATCGAAGATAAACTGGCAACGAAAAAATATGCGGCAATGACACTGACTCATGTCGATACTTCGTCAGGGGTTATGTCGCAGCCTAAGGAAGTTGGCGAACTGGCTAAGAAGTACGGCGTGCTGTTTATTCTAGACGGCGTTTGCGCCAGTGCCGGTATTGCCGAACCAATGAAAGACTATGGCATTGACGTCATTGTTACTACCTGTCAAAAAGCCTTTGGCACCCCGCCCGGCCTTACAATGCTGGCATTAAGCGACAGAGCTGTTGCCCGCCGCGAAGAGATGGGAACTGTTGCCGGTTATTATACAGATATTAAAAATTGGCTGCCGATTATGGATAATCCGTCGAATTATTTCTCAACTCCGCCGGTTAACCATGTTGTAGCCCTTAATGAATCAGTTAAACTTATCCTGCAAGAAGGTATCGAAGAACGCTATGCTCGTCACGACCTGATTGGCCGCAGTGTTCGTGCCGGTTTGGCCGCAATCGGTCTTGAACCAGTTACCAAGCCGGAAGCCCTCGCACCGACGCTTTCGGTTGTTAAGTATCCGGAGGGAATTGAGGATGCTCAATTCAGAGCTAAAATGGAAGAGTTCGGTCTTGTTGTTGCCGGTGGTGTAGGTGAGCTTAAAGGCAAGATATTCCGGATCGGTCATATGGGAAATATCAGTTTTGCCGAAATCGCTGTAACGCTTAATGGTGTTGAACGCTCGCTGCTAAGTCTGGGCTATGATGTTAAACCAGGTGCAGCAGTAGGCGCAGCCTCAGCTGAATGGTATAAATAA
- a CDS encoding D-alanyl-D-alanine carboxypeptidase: MTRKLKFAGVIFFVCLSLILSQAKAAEPPQISAKAAILLDAKTGQILYDKKGNLRCAPASTTKILTAIIALESGRLDDEVKVSARAAGTGGSSMYLYAGQTITLRELLAGLMLRSGNDAAVAIAEHLAGSTEEFVNLMNRKAYQLGAYNSHFCNPNGLSAPGHYSTAFDLAWMSRYALANPTFAEIVRTKETSIEWLDTKGHVHDKNLRNTNKLLWMLEDADGVKTGTTGEAGPCLVSSATRGNQKLIAVVLHDHSRWYDSMKLLKYGFDNFELYDYAEQNDVLSALAVEQGVLEAIDAIVSAPAAIVINNGDRQYITVEVDLPEKIKAPVYKGQKVGEIVFYVRDKAVKTVDLIAGQEVAEKTFIRSFFNRLLATFRLLSNWGVL, from the coding sequence ATGACTAGAAAATTAAAATTTGCCGGTGTCATTTTTTTTGTCTGTTTAAGCCTGATTTTATCGCAAGCCAAGGCAGCCGAGCCACCGCAAATAAGTGCCAAAGCAGCTATTTTACTGGATGCGAAAACCGGGCAAATCCTCTACGATAAAAAAGGCAACTTGCGCTGCGCCCCGGCCAGTACAACCAAGATCTTGACCGCGATTATTGCCCTTGAGAGCGGCCGGCTCGACGATGAGGTTAAAGTCAGCGCCCGCGCCGCCGGTACCGGCGGATCTTCAATGTACTTATATGCCGGTCAAACGATAACCCTACGTGAACTGCTTGCCGGGCTCATGCTGCGTTCAGGCAATGATGCAGCGGTCGCCATCGCCGAGCACCTAGCCGGATCCACCGAAGAATTTGTTAACCTCATGAACCGGAAAGCCTATCAATTAGGCGCCTACAATAGTCACTTCTGTAATCCAAACGGCCTCTCAGCGCCTGGCCACTATTCGACGGCTTTCGACTTAGCCTGGATGTCGCGCTATGCCTTAGCAAACCCGACCTTTGCCGAAATAGTCAGAACCAAAGAAACGAGTATCGAATGGCTAGACACCAAGGGGCATGTTCACGATAAAAACTTGCGTAATACCAATAAGTTGCTCTGGATGCTGGAAGATGCTGACGGCGTTAAAACAGGAACTACCGGCGAGGCTGGTCCATGTCTGGTTTCCAGTGCAACCCGCGGCAATCAGAAACTTATTGCTGTAGTTCTCCACGATCACTCCCGCTGGTATGATTCGATGAAACTATTGAAATATGGCTTTGACAATTTTGAGCTTTATGATTATGCTGAGCAAAATGACGTATTATCTGCCTTAGCGGTCGAGCAGGGCGTCTTAGAAGCAATTGATGCCATCGTTTCTGCCCCGGCGGCCATTGTCATTAATAACGGCGATCGCCAGTACATCACCGTAGAGGTCGATTTGCCGGAAAAAATAAAAGCCCCTGTTTATAAGGGGCAAAAAGTTGGAGAAATAGTTTTTTATGTACGCGATAAGGCTGTTAAAACGGTAGACCTTATAGCCGGCCAGGAAGTGGCTGAGAAAACATTCATCCGCAGTTTTTTCAATCGCCTACTGGCTACCTTCCGCTTGCTGTCAAACTGGGGAGTGCTGTAG
- a CDS encoding protein-glutamate O-methyltransferase CheR, which yields MPGKKKAGGYVVSTQDWEIFKQKFNVKSNINLNDYKPTQMQRRIGNFMTRHGANNYHDFLNKLNADVKLYKEFVDFLTINVTEFFRTPEKFAELETKVLPDLLAQNPRLSIWSAGCSIGAEPYSLAMILKDMTPNTRHRILATDLDVEILEKARNGIYSATEYKNISGARQAKYFKREGSTYAISNEIKAMVEFKKHNLLLDKFETGFDLILCRNVVIYFTEEAKDALYRRFLEALRPGGVLFVGGTEAILNFRDIGYEHYLPFFYRKPK from the coding sequence ATGCCGGGTAAAAAAAAAGCTGGAGGGTATGTAGTGAGTACACAAGACTGGGAAATATTTAAACAGAAATTTAATGTCAAATCCAACATTAATTTAAATGATTATAAGCCGACACAAATGCAAAGGCGGATCGGTAACTTTATGACCCGCCATGGTGCCAATAATTATCATGATTTCTTAAACAAGCTTAACGCTGATGTTAAGCTCTACAAAGAGTTTGTTGATTTTTTGACAATCAATGTGACGGAATTCTTTCGGACGCCGGAAAAATTTGCCGAACTTGAAACTAAGGTTCTGCCGGACTTGTTAGCTCAAAATCCCAGGCTATCAATTTGGAGTGCCGGTTGCTCGATTGGCGCTGAACCGTATTCCCTCGCCATGATTTTAAAGGATATGACGCCTAATACCAGGCATCGTATTCTAGCTACCGATCTTGATGTTGAAATATTGGAAAAGGCCCGTAACGGTATTTATTCTGCCACTGAGTACAAAAATATCTCGGGTGCCCGCCAGGCTAAATATTTTAAACGGGAAGGCAGTACCTATGCCATTAGCAATGAAATTAAGGCAATGGTAGAGTTTAAAAAGCACAATTTGCTATTAGATAAATTTGAAACCGGTTTCGATCTAATTTTGTGCCGTAATGTTGTTATATACTTTACCGAAGAGGCTAAAGATGCCTTGTATCGCCGCTTCCTGGAAGCCTTACGTCCGGGCGGGGTGCTTTTCGTCGGGGGCACCGAGGCGATACTAAACTTCCGCGATATTGGTTATGAACATTATCTGCCGTTCTTTTACAGGAAGCCGAAATAA